One stretch of Manis pentadactyla isolate mManPen7 chromosome 10, mManPen7.hap1, whole genome shotgun sequence DNA includes these proteins:
- the ARL1 gene encoding ADP-ribosylation factor-like protein 1 isoform X2 — protein sequence MRILILGLDGAGKTTILYRLQVGEVVTTIPTIGFNVETVTYKNLKFQVWDLGGQTSIRPYWRCYYSNTDAVIYVVDSCDRDRIGISKSELVAMLEEEELRKAILVVFANKQDMEQAMTPSEMANSLGLPALKDRKWQIFKTSATKGTGLDEAMEWLVETLKSRQ from the exons ATGAGAATTTTAATTTTGGGATTAGATGGAGCAGGAAAAACTACAATTTTGTACAGATTACAGGTTGGAGAAGTCGTCACTACAATTCCTA CCATTGGATTTAATGTTGAGACGGTAACATACAAGAACCTTAAATTCCAAGTCTGGGATTTAGGAGGACAGACAAGTATCAG GCCATACTGGAGATGTTATTATTCAAATACAGATGCAGTCATTTATGTAGTTGACAGTTGTGACCGAGACCGAATTGGCATTTCCAAATCAGAGTTAGTTGCCATGTTGGAG gaAGAAGAGCTAAGAAAAGCCATTTTAGTGGTGTTTGCAAATAAGCAGGACATGGAACAGGCCATGACTCCTTCAGAGATGGCAAATTCTCTTGGGTTACCTGCCTTGAAGGATAGAAAATGGCAAATATTCAAAACTTCAGCAACCAAAGGCACTGGCCTTGATGAGGCAATGGAATG GTTAGTTGAAACATTAAAGAGCAGACAGTAA
- the ARL1 gene encoding ADP-ribosylation factor-like protein 1 isoform X1 codes for MGGFFSSIFSSLFGTREMRILILGLDGAGKTTILYRLQVGEVVTTIPTIGFNVETVTYKNLKFQVWDLGGQTSIRPYWRCYYSNTDAVIYVVDSCDRDRIGISKSELVAMLEEEELRKAILVVFANKQDMEQAMTPSEMANSLGLPALKDRKWQIFKTSATKGTGLDEAMEWLVETLKSRQ; via the exons ATGG gtgGCTTTTTCTCAAGTATTTTCTCTAGTCTGTTTGGAACCCGGGAAATGAGAATTTTAATTTTGGGATTAGATGGAGCAGGAAAAACTACAATTTTGTACAGATTACAGGTTGGAGAAGTCGTCACTACAATTCCTA CCATTGGATTTAATGTTGAGACGGTAACATACAAGAACCTTAAATTCCAAGTCTGGGATTTAGGAGGACAGACAAGTATCAG GCCATACTGGAGATGTTATTATTCAAATACAGATGCAGTCATTTATGTAGTTGACAGTTGTGACCGAGACCGAATTGGCATTTCCAAATCAGAGTTAGTTGCCATGTTGGAG gaAGAAGAGCTAAGAAAAGCCATTTTAGTGGTGTTTGCAAATAAGCAGGACATGGAACAGGCCATGACTCCTTCAGAGATGGCAAATTCTCTTGGGTTACCTGCCTTGAAGGATAGAAAATGGCAAATATTCAAAACTTCAGCAACCAAAGGCACTGGCCTTGATGAGGCAATGGAATG GTTAGTTGAAACATTAAAGAGCAGACAGTAA